In a genomic window of Miscanthus floridulus cultivar M001 unplaced genomic scaffold, ASM1932011v1 os_2477_1_2, whole genome shotgun sequence:
- the LOC136535006 gene encoding uncharacterized protein, giving the protein MRISRKAPLASFKAFNAAENPMSRSLQALSSIIEQEQSQCWVLGGHPLERRLPLVGEWLPPDNKAKGGSLLVLPTTTTMPRDLPAVSSSIRPTPGTTAWTASGGDCTTPSDATTVVSDPAGLIAVAATSVWASGGTNCAALSDAAMVASNSARPTSGAITWAAGGMECATPSDATVAASGYSRLVAVATVCSTTTNGTSATAGAAGPANKAAAAASLLPKIGVTSGSVIRPA; this is encoded by the coding sequence ATGAGGATTTCGcgcaaggcaccactggcctcATTCAAGGCATTCAACGCAGCCGAGAACCCGATGTCCAGATCGCTCCAGGCTCTCAGCAGCATCATCGAGCAAGAACAGAGCCAATGTTGGGTCCtcggcggccatccactggagcggcggctccccctcgTGGGAGAGTGGTTGCCCCCCGACAACAAGGCCAAAGGCGGCTCCCTTCTGGTCCTTCCCACCACTACCACGATGCCTAGAGACCTTCCGGCCGTGTCCTCCTCCATCCGGCCTACCCCGGGCACCACGGCCTGGACCGCTAGTGGCGGGGATTGCACCACCCCCTCGGATGCCACCACGGTAGTATCCGACCCCGCCGGGCTTATCGCGGTCGCAGCCACGTCTGTCTGGGCCTCCGGCGGCACGAACTGCGCTGCTCTGTCAGACGCCGCCATGGTGGCATCCAACTCCGCCCGGCCCACGTCAGGCGCCATCACCTGGGCCGCCGGGGGCATGGAATGCGCCACCCCCTCGGACGCCACCGTGGCTGCATCCGGCTACTCTCGGCTTGTTGCGGTCGCGACCGTCTGCTCAACAACCACTAACGGCACGAGCGCCACCGCGGGCGCCGCCGGACCAGCCAACAAGGCTGCAGCGGCAGCGtcactcctgcccaaaataggggTGACATCGGGCAGCGTGATCCGCCCTGCCTAG